Proteins from one Malaya genurostris strain Urasoe2022 chromosome 2, Malgen_1.1, whole genome shotgun sequence genomic window:
- the LOC131428901 gene encoding uncharacterized protein LOC131428901 has product MCQKRHHTLLHPGFIDNDPVNTHIATTNQTPISEHESTNPVLSAVTSLESLKVSWSSFNVAGRNVFMLTALVIVFDKFGEQRLARVLLDSASQPNLITERLAKQLGLQRSRTNAIINGVGGQPQRARESVLVHLQSRKTDFKLDVDCLIINKITSPLPSHDIPIDEWKLPTNLFLADPTFNKCGDIDMIIGNEHFFTCFTKSAKMQICKSLPLLVESSFGWLVSGVANTEKQPFTSGILAISLQPLEESIARFWEIEELSKQPNYSVDEKQCEQLYSTTTVRDSIRIPRRFNFDELLGETKTLALRRFYLLERKLNQNRKLKDEYHKFITEYIALGHMRLVDVRTHPSNRCCFLPHHVVTKEASTTTKVRVVFDGSANTTTGKSLNDALLVGPVVQDELLAIVLRFRMFPIAIVAILIHPVDTPLQRIVWRFRETDPVLEYELLTVTYGLGPSSFLATRTLKQLALDEGYKYALGGPALLKNFCVDDFIGGAESIDEVIQLKNELRELLSSGGFQFRKWASNEIMVLDGLPRDQINTQSVMKFESDNSIKTLGIIWNPKSDILCFSHTIRPQNGNPTKRSILSGISQLFDPLGLISPIIIRGKLLMQQLWQLSCGWDTEVPDSVASKWAAYIGQLSKIDRFYINRYVLQPNCSVQLHTFADASELAYGACTYARSVGSSGKVRVELLASKSKVAPLKRLTLPRLELCAADLAAKLHTHIVEALKIEVAASYFWSDSEVVLQWIKFPPNTWQTFVANRVSQIQTLTHDARWNHVAGKQNPADMISRGMDVDDLLASKTWNQGSDWLAWPECQWPKSTLNEYPSDGAERRKETVVMLKSISAVNPMFTSISSFNRLVHVTAYCLRFIHNIRKKILNQPIRSNKTLNTEEISNARNALVRLAQIDGFKEEMRDLKQQKAISKRSPIRSLAPFIDSKGIIRVGGRLRLSCQPYSKKHPYLIPSFHPLARLLAKHFHLTLIHGGGRLTLAIMREQYWPIHGRRLIRSTIRQCYRCVRADPVPLTQHTGQLPAARITPSRPFNSTGIDYAGPLYLKPIHKRAAPAKAYVCIFICFCTKAVHIELVGDLSTQTFLSALKRFVSRRGRPAHIYTDNGKNFEGAKNILEDIQRILSDELLDSWCSDEGITWHLSPPKAPHFGGLWETAVKVAKKQLYRQLASSQLSFEDLSTVLAQIEGSMNSRPLVPLSEDPNDVACITPAHFLIGSTLHAVPELDLGNIPISRLDHFQKLQRIHQQFWQQWQTEYLQELQKDNSVSNPNFEIQPGRHVVVMDEFLTPTKWPLARIVSVHPGVDKLTRVVDFKTVRGIIRRPITKICLLPFDTTEPPIANQNNVIEMSTESQTMKQD; this is encoded by the coding sequence ATGTGCCAAAAGCGTCATCACACTTTGCTACACCCAGGTTTTATAGATAATGATCCAGTTAATACGCATATAGCTACCACCAATCAGACACCTATATCGGAACACGAGAGCACAAATCCCGTGCTGTCAGCTGTCACATCACTGGAGTCATTGAAGGTTAGCTGGTCTTCCTTTAACGTAGCAGGAAGAAACGTATTCATGTTAACAGCCCTAGTAATTGTCTTCGATAAGTTTGGCGAACAACGTTTAGCTCGAGTGCTACTGGATAGCGCATCTCAACCTAACTTGATAACAGAACGCTTAGCAAAGCAATTAGGTTTGCAACGATCACGAACAAATGCGATCATTAATGGAGTTGGAGGACAACCTCAGCGGGCCAGAGAATCTGTTTTGGTTCACCTGCAATCtagaaaaactgattttaagttaGACGTTGACTGTCTCATAATTAACAAAATTACATCGCCATTACCGTCTCATGACATACCGATTGATGAATGGAAATTACCAACAAATTTGTTCCTAGCCGATCCGACCTTCAACAAgtgcggagatatcgatatgatTATCGGGAACGAACATTTCTTCACTTGCTTTACCAAGTCGGCAAAAATGCAAATATGCAAGTCACTACCACTGCTAGTCGAAAGCTCCTTCGGATGGCTTGTATCGGGTGTAGCCAACACAGAGAAACAACCCTTCACTAGCGGTATTTTAGCAATTTCACTCCAACCTTTAGAAGAGAGCATTGCACGATTTTGGGAAATCGAGGAACTATCGAAGCAGCCCAATTATTCCGTCGATGAAAAGCAATGTGAGCAGTTATATTCCACTACGACCGTCCGAGACTCAATACGCATTCCTCGCCGTTTCAATTTCGATGAATTGCTTGGTGAAACAAAAACATTGGCTTTACGGCGTTTTTATCTGCTCGAAAGAAAACTCAACCAGAACAGAAAGCTGAAGGATGAGTACCATAAATTCATAACGGAATATATCGCTCTGGGTCACATGAGATTAGTAGACGTTAGAACACACCCGTCCAATCGATGCTGTTTTCTCCCCCATCATGTTGTAACAAAAGAAGCTAGTACTACCACCAAGGTACGAGTCGTTTTCGATGGATCAGCAAATACCACAACAGGAAAATCGCTAAATGATGCGTTGCTTGTCGGACCTGTAGTACAAGACGAATTACTGGCCATTGTTCTCCGGTTTCGAATGTTCCCCATAGCGATAGTTGCAATTTTGATTCACCCTGTCGACACACCGCTGCAACGCATTGTATGGCGATTTCGCGAAACTGATCCTGTTTTAGAATATGAGTTATTGACGGTCACTTACGGGCTAGGTCCGTCATCTTTCCTAGCCACTCGCACGTTGAAGCAACTTGCCCTTGATGAAGGTTACAAATATGCACTAGGTGGACCAGCTCTACTAAAAAACTTCTGCGTAGACGATTTCATAGGCGGTGCCGAATCGATCGACGAAGTTATACAGTTAAAAAATGAACTAAGAGAACTACTTAGTAGTGGTGGTTTTCAATTCCGTAAATGGGCTTCTAATGAAATTATGGTCCTAGACGGTCTGCCACGAGATCAAATCAACACACAGTCTGTTATGAAATTTGAATCCGACAATTCGATAAAGACGCTCGGAATCATTTGGAACCCGAAAAGTGATATACTCTGCTTCAGTCACACAATACGACCGCAGAATGGGAACCCCACCAAACGCTCAATCTTATCAGGCATTTCACAGCTGTTTGATCCTTTAGGATTAATATCGCCAATAATTATTCGCGGTAAACTTCTCATGCAACAACTCTGGCAGCTATCCTGTGGCTGGGATACGGAGGTACCAGATAGCGTGGCTTCGAAATGGGCGGCATACATTGGTCAACTGAGCAAAATTGATCGATTTTATATCAACCGGTACGTTCTACAACCAAACTGTTCTGTTCAGTTACATACATTCGCGGATGCTTCTGAGCTAGCTTACGGAGCCTGCACATACGCTCGTTCGGTGGGTTCATCAGGCAAGGTACGGGTCGAACTGTTAGCATCCAAATCTAAGGTAGCGCCGCTGAAGCGATTAACTCTTCCCCGCCTAGAACTGTGCGCAGCGGATTTGGCAGCTAAACTGCATACACATATAGTTGAGGCACTAAAAATTGAAGTAGCGGCTTCGTACTTCTGGTCCGATTCtgaagttgttctacagtggaTTAAATTTCCGCCAAACACTTGGCAAACCTTCGTCGCGAACAGAGTATCACAAATTCAAACCCTAACACATGACGCACGGTGGAATCATGTTGCAGGTAAACAGAACCCAGCCGATATGATATCTCGCGGAATGGATGTTGATGATTTGTTGGCAAGCAAAACATGGAATCAAGGTTCGGATTGGCTTGCATGGCCGGAATGTCAATGGCCAAAATCAACGCTTAACGAATACCCCTCTGATGGAGCGGAACGCCGTAAAGAAACCGTCGTAATGTTAAAGTCTATATCAGCGGTAAATCCGATGTTCACTAGCATTTCAtctttcaatcgtttagtgcaCGTAACCGCATATTGCCTCCGGTTTATACACaacatccgaaaaaaaattcttaatcaACCAATTAGATCTAACAAAACTCTTAACACTGAGGAAATATCCAATGCTAGAAACGCCCTCGTTCGATTAGCACAAATTGATGGATTCAAGGAGGAAATGCGTGACCTAAAGCAACaaaaagccatttcaaaacgatcaCCCATACGCTCACTGGCTCCGTTCATAGATTCTAAAGGAATCATTCGGGTCGGGGGGAGGTTGAGGTTATCATGCCAGCCCTACAGTAAAAAGCACCCATACCTTATCCCAAGTTTCCATCCTCTTGCGCGCCTGCTAGCCAAACATTTCCATTTAACTCTCATCCACGGTGGCGGTCGTTTGACCCTTGCGATAATGAGGGAACAATATTGGCCAATACATGGCAGAAGATTGATCCGCAGTACTATAAGACAGTGCTACCGATGTGTCCGAGCCGATCCCGTTCCCCTAACTCAACATACTGGTCAGTTACCCGCTGCTCGAATCACGCCAAGCCGTCCATTCAATTCCACCGGAATCGACTATGCCGGACCATTGTATTTGAAACCGATTCATAAACGTGCGGCACCAGCAAAAGCGTACGTGTGTATTTTCATTTGCTTTTGCACCAAAGCTGTCCATATCGAGCTTGTAGGGGATCTGTCCACTCAAACATTCCTCTCAGCACTAAAACGATTCGTTTCGCGACGCGGACGACCAGCGCATATTTACACGGATAATGGGAAAAATTTCGAAGGTGCCAAAAATATCTTGGAGGATATTCAACGCATTTTGTCTGATGAACTGTTAGATTCCTGGTGCAGCGACGAAGGGATAACGTGGCATCTTAGCCCTCCTAAAGCGCCACACTTTGGCGGCTTGTGGGAAACTGCAGTCAAAGTGGCGAAGAAGCAGCTATATCGGCAACTTGCCAGCTCGCAGTTATCCTTTGAAGATCTGTCCACTGTGCTCGCGCAAATTGAAGGAAGTATGAACTCGCGTCCACTGGTTCCTTTATCGGAAGATCCAAACGATGTAGCATGTATAACACCGGCACATTTCTTAATCGGTTCTACTCTGCATGCGGTACCAGAGCTGGATTTAGGAAACATACCGATCAGCAGACTGGATCACTTTCAAAAGTTGCAACGTATTCACCAACAATTCTGGCAGCAGTGGCAGACTGAGTACTTGCAGGAACTCCAAAAGGACAATTCTGTTTCCAATCCAAATTTCGAAATCCAGCCCGGTCGCCATGTTGTAGTGATGGATGAGTTTTTAACTCCAACCAAATGGCCGCTAGCTCGCATAGTCTCAGTACATCCAGGTGTTGACAAACTGACCAGAGTAGTGGATTTCAAGACTGTGCGCGGTATAATCAGACGTCCAATAACAAAAATCTGTCTTCTCCCGTTCGATACAACAGAGCCACCGATCGCAAATCAAAACAACGTCATCGAAATGTCAACGGAATCGCAAACCATGAAGCAAGATTGA